One window from the genome of Castellaniella sp. MT123 encodes:
- a CDS encoding transglycosylase SLT domain-containing protein, whose translation MKILRLILPLILVVLAGCATRPTSTNQRQAYVAEDTSRTVDLTHPPRDMWDRIRRGFAIPNLRSERVDYWTDYYAAHPQSVLLMSQRAGKYLYYIVDELNRRGLPTELALLPFVESAYDPNALSRSQASGLWQFIPSTGLHYKLQQDRWRDQRRDPVASTQAALDYLSYLYDFQGDWYLALASYNWGEGAVKRAMDKAETTGSQPIYTQLDMPDETRNYVPKLQAIKNIIARPDKYGITLPNVSNTPYFTTVHKTRDMDVAVAAALAEMPIDDFRALNPSYNRPVILGEHNPALHLPLDKVAVFNDNLKTYTGRLSSWRVVHPQRGQSLASIAKSSGITLDQLRQANNLDARQTRVTVATLLIPAAPGSTPAEGGIQLAAYSQGTSDPDSQATPARADTPRQTAPEPSRLRTVRLNAQPSARTHTIRKGDTLFSLARRYNTSVDALRKLNNLKSTSLSTGQRLRVPGTGVQS comes from the coding sequence ATGAAAATTCTGCGACTGATCCTGCCGCTGATCCTGGTGGTGCTGGCCGGCTGCGCCACGCGCCCGACTTCCACCAACCAGCGCCAGGCCTACGTGGCGGAAGACACCTCGCGCACCGTCGACCTGACCCACCCGCCTCGCGACATGTGGGACCGCATCCGACGGGGGTTCGCCATCCCGAACCTGCGCAGCGAACGGGTGGACTACTGGACCGACTACTACGCCGCACACCCGCAATCGGTGCTGCTCATGAGCCAGCGGGCCGGCAAATATCTGTACTACATCGTCGACGAACTGAACCGGCGCGGCCTGCCCACCGAACTGGCCTTGCTGCCATTCGTGGAATCCGCCTACGACCCCAACGCACTGTCGCGGTCCCAGGCGTCGGGCCTGTGGCAGTTCATCCCCAGCACCGGCCTGCACTATAAACTGCAGCAGGACCGATGGCGCGACCAGCGGCGCGACCCGGTGGCCTCGACCCAGGCCGCACTGGATTATCTCAGCTACCTGTACGACTTCCAGGGCGACTGGTATCTGGCGCTGGCGTCCTACAACTGGGGCGAAGGCGCGGTCAAACGAGCCATGGACAAGGCCGAGACCACCGGCAGCCAGCCTATCTACACCCAACTGGACATGCCGGACGAAACCCGCAATTACGTCCCCAAACTCCAGGCAATCAAGAACATCATCGCCCGTCCGGACAAATACGGCATCACGCTGCCCAACGTCAGCAACACCCCCTACTTCACGACTGTCCACAAAACTCGGGACATGGACGTTGCCGTGGCCGCCGCGCTGGCGGAAATGCCGATCGACGACTTCCGGGCGCTAAACCCATCGTACAACCGCCCGGTCATCCTCGGCGAGCACAACCCGGCCCTGCACCTGCCCCTGGACAAGGTCGCTGTCTTCAACGACAACCTGAAAACCTATACCGGTCGCCTGTCATCGTGGCGGGTCGTTCATCCGCAACGCGGCCAATCGCTGGCCAGCATCGCCAAATCCAGCGGCATCACGCTCGATCAGCTGCGCCAGGCCAACAATCTGGATGCCAGACAAACGCGGGTCACGGTCGCCACACTGCTGATCCCGGCGGCGCCGGGCTCGACCCCGGCCGAGGGCGGCATCCAGCTCGCGGCCTATTCCCAGGGCACGTCCGACCCGGATTCCCAGGCCACCCCCGCGCGGGCCGACACGCCCCGCCAGACCGCCCCCGAACCATCCCGCCTGCGCACTGTGCGCCTGAATGCTCAGCCCAGCGCACGCACGCACACGATCCGCAAGGGCGATACCCTGTTTTCGCTGGCGCGCCGCTACAACACATCGGTGGACGCGCTGCGCAAGCTCAACAATCTGAAGAGCACGTCCCTGTCCACGGGGCAGCGCCTGCGTGTCCCCGGCACAGGCGTGCAAAGTTAA
- the fabI gene encoding enoyl-ACP reductase FabI: MGFLNGKRILITGVISNRSIAYGIAHACRAQGAELALTYVGERFEDRVRGFAKELGSDIVIPCDVSDDAQIESTFATLRQHWDSLDGLVHSIGFAPRDALEGDFLDGMTRENFRIAHDISAYSFPALAKAALPLLEGRNGSVLTLTYLGAEKAIPNYNMMGLAKASLEASVRYLAKSLGKKGLRANGISAGPIKTLAASGIRDFSNMLKYVESQSPLGRNVTIEDVGNAASFLLSDLASGITGEILHVDCGFSNTVPGMD; this comes from the coding sequence ATGGGTTTTCTGAACGGCAAACGCATCCTGATCACGGGTGTTATCTCGAACCGCTCCATCGCCTACGGCATCGCGCACGCCTGCCGCGCCCAAGGGGCGGAACTTGCCCTCACCTACGTCGGCGAACGCTTCGAGGACCGTGTCCGCGGCTTTGCCAAGGAACTTGGCAGTGACATCGTCATCCCCTGCGACGTGTCCGACGATGCCCAGATCGAATCGACCTTCGCCACCCTGCGCCAGCACTGGGACAGCCTGGACGGGCTGGTGCACTCCATCGGATTTGCGCCGCGCGACGCTCTGGAAGGCGACTTCCTGGACGGCATGACACGGGAAAACTTCCGTATTGCCCATGACATTTCCGCCTACAGCTTTCCGGCGCTGGCCAAGGCCGCCCTGCCGCTGCTGGAAGGCCGCAATGGCTCGGTGCTGACGCTCACCTACCTGGGCGCGGAAAAAGCCATTCCCAACTACAATATGATGGGCCTGGCCAAGGCGTCCCTGGAAGCCAGCGTGCGCTACCTGGCCAAATCTTTAGGCAAAAAGGGCCTGCGCGCCAACGGCATTTCCGCCGGCCCCATCAAGACGCTGGCTGCCAGCGGCATCCGCGACTTCTCCAACATGCTGAAATACGTCGAGTCGCAATCCCCGCTGGGCCGCAACGTCACCATCGAGGACGTTGGCAATGCCGCATCCTTCCTGCTGTCGGATCTGGCCTCCGGCATCACCGGCGAGATCCTGCACGTCGATTGCGGGTTCTCGAACACCGTGCCCGGGATGGATTGA
- a CDS encoding DUF4262 domain-containing protein, which translates to MATSEQERNQTKLQGFLEDKLKWHDYTHLVVADEDMDPATWFIHTIGLARSGQPELIITGAMDHALAMDVISDVVAYGNRGGGLADGVLPHGQVRIPVMLKDVSTPFVRKQRVAQASSRFGESIRVFQIAWADTAGRFPDDPLYDQHDHPQQALWIDPPAT; encoded by the coding sequence ATGGCCACGTCGGAACAGGAAAGAAACCAGACCAAGCTGCAAGGCTTCCTGGAAGACAAGCTGAAATGGCACGACTACACCCATCTGGTCGTCGCCGACGAGGACATGGACCCGGCCACCTGGTTCATCCACACGATCGGTCTGGCCCGCTCTGGCCAGCCGGAACTCATCATCACCGGCGCGATGGATCATGCCCTGGCCATGGACGTCATCAGCGATGTCGTGGCCTACGGCAACCGGGGTGGCGGCCTGGCCGACGGTGTGCTGCCACACGGCCAGGTCCGCATTCCCGTGATGCTGAAGGACGTCTCCACCCCATTCGTGCGCAAGCAGCGAGTCGCCCAGGCCAGCAGCCGCTTCGGTGAATCGATCCGGGTCTTCCAGATCGCCTGGGCCGACACGGCGGGCCGCTTTCCGGACGATCCGCTGTACGACCAGCACGACCATCCCCAGCAGGCCCTCTGGATCGACCCCCCGGCGACCTGA